Proteins from a single region of Harmonia axyridis chromosome 4, icHarAxyr1.1, whole genome shotgun sequence:
- the LOC123678269 gene encoding cytochrome b-c1 complex subunit 7-like has product MSVMHMQKRFVSKAWQKFVYNMSGFNKYGLLRDDLLDDSRADVGEALKRLDPKIIDERNYRLIRAAQLSLQKNILPKDQWAKYEDEKLYLTPLVKQVRKEWEEMEEWNKKY; this is encoded by the coding sequence ATGTCTGTAATGCACATGCAAAAACGTTTTGTTAGTAAAGCATGGCAAAAATTCGTGTACAACATGTCTGGATTCAATAAATATGGTTTGTTGAGGGATGATCTGCTCGATGATTCGAGAGCTGATGTGGGGGAAGCCCTCAAAAGATTAGATCCAAAAATCATTGATGAGAGGAATTATCGTTTGATTAGAGCTGCACAATTGTCTCTTCAGAAGAATATTCTGCCCAAAGACCAATGGGCAAAGTACGAAGATGAGAAGTTATACCTTACTCCATTAGTTAAACAAGTCCGCAAAGAATGGGAAGAAATGGAAGAATGGAACAAGAAGTACTAA